A genomic segment from Bos taurus isolate L1 Dominette 01449 registration number 42190680 breed Hereford chromosome 1, ARS-UCD2.0, whole genome shotgun sequence encodes:
- the ECE2 gene encoding endothelin-converting enzyme 2 isoform 2b-1 (isoform 2b-1 is encoded by transcript variant 2b), producing the protein MSVALQELGGGGNAGFRKRTSRLLGLHTQLELVLAGVSLLLAALLLGCLVALGVQYHRDPSHSTCLTEACIRVAGKILESLDRGVSPCEDFYQFSCGGWIRRNPLPDGRSRWNTFNSLWDQNQAILKHLLENTTFNSSSEAERKTQRFYLSCLQVERIEELGAQPLRDLIDKIGGWNVTGPWDQDNFMEVLKAVAGTYRATPFFTVYVSADSKSSNSNIIQVDQSGLFLPSRDYYLNRTANEKVLTAYLDYMEELGMLLGGQPTSTREQMRQVLELEIQLANITVPQDQRRDEEKIYHKMSIAELQALAPSMDWLEFLSFLLSPLELGDSEPVVVYGTDYLQQVSELINRTEPSVLNNYLIWNLVQKTTSSLDHRFESAQEKLLETLYGTKKSCTPRWQTCISNTDDALGFALGSLFVKATFDRQSKEIAEGMISEIRAAFEEALGHLVWMDEKTRQAAKEKADAIYDMIGFPDFILEPKELDDVYDGYEVSEDSFFQNMLNLYNFSAKVMADQLRKPPSRDQWSMTPQTVNAYYLPTKNEIVFPAGILQAPFYTCNHPKALNFGGIGVVMGHELTHAFDDQGREYDKEGNLRPWWQNESLAAFRNHTACIEEQYSQYQVNGEKLNGRQTLGENIADNGGLKAAYNAYKAWLRKHGEEQQLPAVGLTNHQLFFVGFAQVWCSVRTPESSHEGLVTDPHSPARFRVLGTLSNSRDFLRHFGCPVGSPMNSGQLCEVW; encoded by the exons ATGAGCGTCGCGCTGCAGGAGCTGGGCGGCGGCGGCAAC GCGGGATTCCGGAAGAGGACCAGTCGCCTCTTGGGGTTGCACACCCAGCTGGAGCTGGTCTTGGCTGGTGTCTCTCTACTGCTGGCTGCCCTGCTTCTGGGTTGCTTGGTGGCCCTGGGGGTCCAGTACCACAGAG ACCCATCCCATAGCACTTGCCTCACAGAGGCCTGCATTCGAGTGGCTGGAAAAATCCTGGAGTCCCTGGACCGTGGAGTGAGCCCCTGTGAGGACTTCTATCAGTTCTCCTGCGGAGGCTGGATTCGGAGAAACCCTCTACCTGATGGGCGTTCTCGCTGGAACACCTTCAACAGTCTCTGGGACCAGAATCAAGCCATCCTGAAGCACCTGCTTG AAAACACCACCTTCAACTCCAGCAGTGAAGCTGAACGGAAGACGCAGCGCTTCTACCTCTCCTGCTTACAGGTGGAGCGCATCGAGGAGCTGGGTGCCCAGCCACTGCGAGACCTCATTGACAAG ATTGGTGGCTGGAACGTTACGGGGCCCTGGGACCAGGACAACTTCATGGAGGTGCTGAAGGCAGTGGCAGGGACGTATAGGGCCACCCCCTTCTTTACTGTCTACGTCAGTGCCGACTCTAAGAGTTCCAACAGCAATATTATCCAG GTGGACCAGTCTGGGCTCTTTCTACCCTCTCGAGATTACTACCTAAACAGGACCGCCAATGAGAAA GTGCTTACTGCCTACCTGGACTACATGGAGGAGCTGGGGATGCTGCTGGGCGGACAGCCAACCTCCACTCGGGAGCAGATGCGGCAGGTGCTGGAGCTGGAGATACAACTGGCCAACATCACGGTGCCCCAGGACCAGCGGCGGGATGAGGAGAAGATCTACCACAAGATGAGCATCGCGGAGCTGCAG GCCCTGGCACCCTCCATGGATTGGCTGGAGTTTCTGTCCTTCTTGCTGTCACCGCTGGAGCTGGGTGATTCTGAGCCTGTGGTGGTGTATGGGACGGATTATTTGCAGCAGGTGTCGGAACTCATCAACCGCACAGAGCCAAG TGTCCTGAACAATTATCTGATCTGGAACCTGGTACAGAAGACAACTTCAAGCCTGGACCACCGCTTTGAGTCTGCACAAGAAAAGCTGCTGGAGACCCTCTATGGCACCAAGAAG TCCTGTACACCGAGGTGGCAGACCTGCATCTCCAACACCGACGATGCTCTTGGCTTTGCTCTGGGCTCCCTCTTTGTGAAGGCCACATTTGACCGGCAGAGCAAGGAAATT GCAGAGGGGATGATCAGCGAGATCCGAGCCGCCTTTGAGGAGGCTCTGGGACACTTGGTTTGGATGGACGAGAAGACCCGCCAGGCAGCCAAGGAGAAA GCAGATGCCATCTATGATATGATTGGTTTCCCGGACTTCATCCTGGAGCCCAAAGAGCTGGATGATGTTTATGATGGG TATGAAGTATCTGAAGATTCCTTCTTCCAGAACATGTTGAATTTGTACAACTTCTCTGCTAAAGTGATGGCTGACCAGCTCCGCAAGCCTCCTAGCCGAGACCA GTGGAGCATGACCCCGCAGACAGTGAACGCCTACTACCTTCCAACCAAGAATGAAATCGTCTTCCCTGCTGGCATCCTGCAGGCCCCCTTCTACACTTGCAACCACCCCAA GGCCCTGAACTTCGGTGGCATCGGTGTGGTGATGGGCCACGAGTTGACACATGCCTTTGATGACCAAG GGCGCGAGTATGACAAGGAAGGGAATCTGCGGCCGTGGTGGCAGAATGAGTCGTTGGCAGCCTTCCGGAACCACACGGCCTGCATAGAGGAGCAGTACAGCCAGTACCAGGTCAACGGGGAGAAGCTCAACGGGCGCCAGACACTGGGGGAGAACATTGCCGACAATGGGGGGCTTAAGGCTGCCTACAAC GCTTACAAAGCATGGCTAAGAAAGCATGGGGAGGAGCAGCAGCTGCCAGCTGTGGGACTCACCAACCACCAGCTCTTCTTTGTGGGATTTGCCCAG GTGTGGTGCTCGGTCCGCACACCCGAGAGCTCTCACGAGGGGCTGGTGACCGACCCCCACAGCCCTGCCCGCTTCCGTGTGCTGGGCACTCTCTCCAACTCCCGTGACTTCCTGCGGCACTTCGGCTGCCCTGTCGGCTCCCCCATGAACTCAGGGCAGCTTTGTGAggtgtggtag
- the ECE2 gene encoding endothelin-converting enzyme 2 isoform 2b-2 (isoform 2b-2 is encoded by transcript variant 2b) has translation MSVALQELGGGGNMVEYKRATLRDEDAPETPVEGGASPDAVEAGFRKRTSRLLGLHTQLELVLAGVSLLLAALLLGCLVALGVQYHRDPSHSTCLTEACIRVAGKILESLDRGVSPCEDFYQFSCGGWIRRNPLPDGRSRWNTFNSLWDQNQAILKHLLENTTFNSSSEAERKTQRFYLSCLQVERIEELGAQPLRDLIDKIGGWNVTGPWDQDNFMEVLKAVAGTYRATPFFTVYVSADSKSSNSNIIQVDQSGLFLPSRDYYLNRTANEKVLTAYLDYMEELGMLLGGQPTSTREQMRQVLELEIQLANITVPQDQRRDEEKIYHKMSIAELQALAPSMDWLEFLSFLLSPLELGDSEPVVVYGTDYLQQVSELINRTEPSVLNNYLIWNLVQKTTSSLDHRFESAQEKLLETLYGTKKSCTPRWQTCISNTDDALGFALGSLFVKATFDRQSKEIAEGMISEIRAAFEEALGHLVWMDEKTRQAAKEKADAIYDMIGFPDFILEPKELDDVYDGYEVSEDSFFQNMLNLYNFSAKVMADQLRKPPSRDQWSMTPQTVNAYYLPTKNEIVFPAGILQAPFYTCNHPKALNFGGIGVVMGHELTHAFDDQGREYDKEGNLRPWWQNESLAAFRNHTACIEEQYSQYQVNGEKLNGRQTLGENIADNGGLKAAYNAYKAWLRKHGEEQQLPAVGLTNHQLFFVGFAQVWCSVRTPESSHEGLVTDPHSPARFRVLGTLSNSRDFLRHFGCPVGSPMNSGQLCEVW, from the exons ATGAGCGTCGCGCTGCAGGAGCTGGGCGGCGGCGGCAAC ATGGTGGAGTACAAACGCGCCACGCTGCGGGATGAAGACGCTCCCGAGACCCCCGTAGAGGGCGGGGCCTCCCCGGACGCCGTGGAG GCGGGATTCCGGAAGAGGACCAGTCGCCTCTTGGGGTTGCACACCCAGCTGGAGCTGGTCTTGGCTGGTGTCTCTCTACTGCTGGCTGCCCTGCTTCTGGGTTGCTTGGTGGCCCTGGGGGTCCAGTACCACAGAG ACCCATCCCATAGCACTTGCCTCACAGAGGCCTGCATTCGAGTGGCTGGAAAAATCCTGGAGTCCCTGGACCGTGGAGTGAGCCCCTGTGAGGACTTCTATCAGTTCTCCTGCGGAGGCTGGATTCGGAGAAACCCTCTACCTGATGGGCGTTCTCGCTGGAACACCTTCAACAGTCTCTGGGACCAGAATCAAGCCATCCTGAAGCACCTGCTTG AAAACACCACCTTCAACTCCAGCAGTGAAGCTGAACGGAAGACGCAGCGCTTCTACCTCTCCTGCTTACAGGTGGAGCGCATCGAGGAGCTGGGTGCCCAGCCACTGCGAGACCTCATTGACAAG ATTGGTGGCTGGAACGTTACGGGGCCCTGGGACCAGGACAACTTCATGGAGGTGCTGAAGGCAGTGGCAGGGACGTATAGGGCCACCCCCTTCTTTACTGTCTACGTCAGTGCCGACTCTAAGAGTTCCAACAGCAATATTATCCAG GTGGACCAGTCTGGGCTCTTTCTACCCTCTCGAGATTACTACCTAAACAGGACCGCCAATGAGAAA GTGCTTACTGCCTACCTGGACTACATGGAGGAGCTGGGGATGCTGCTGGGCGGACAGCCAACCTCCACTCGGGAGCAGATGCGGCAGGTGCTGGAGCTGGAGATACAACTGGCCAACATCACGGTGCCCCAGGACCAGCGGCGGGATGAGGAGAAGATCTACCACAAGATGAGCATCGCGGAGCTGCAG GCCCTGGCACCCTCCATGGATTGGCTGGAGTTTCTGTCCTTCTTGCTGTCACCGCTGGAGCTGGGTGATTCTGAGCCTGTGGTGGTGTATGGGACGGATTATTTGCAGCAGGTGTCGGAACTCATCAACCGCACAGAGCCAAG TGTCCTGAACAATTATCTGATCTGGAACCTGGTACAGAAGACAACTTCAAGCCTGGACCACCGCTTTGAGTCTGCACAAGAAAAGCTGCTGGAGACCCTCTATGGCACCAAGAAG TCCTGTACACCGAGGTGGCAGACCTGCATCTCCAACACCGACGATGCTCTTGGCTTTGCTCTGGGCTCCCTCTTTGTGAAGGCCACATTTGACCGGCAGAGCAAGGAAATT GCAGAGGGGATGATCAGCGAGATCCGAGCCGCCTTTGAGGAGGCTCTGGGACACTTGGTTTGGATGGACGAGAAGACCCGCCAGGCAGCCAAGGAGAAA GCAGATGCCATCTATGATATGATTGGTTTCCCGGACTTCATCCTGGAGCCCAAAGAGCTGGATGATGTTTATGATGGG TATGAAGTATCTGAAGATTCCTTCTTCCAGAACATGTTGAATTTGTACAACTTCTCTGCTAAAGTGATGGCTGACCAGCTCCGCAAGCCTCCTAGCCGAGACCA GTGGAGCATGACCCCGCAGACAGTGAACGCCTACTACCTTCCAACCAAGAATGAAATCGTCTTCCCTGCTGGCATCCTGCAGGCCCCCTTCTACACTTGCAACCACCCCAA GGCCCTGAACTTCGGTGGCATCGGTGTGGTGATGGGCCACGAGTTGACACATGCCTTTGATGACCAAG GGCGCGAGTATGACAAGGAAGGGAATCTGCGGCCGTGGTGGCAGAATGAGTCGTTGGCAGCCTTCCGGAACCACACGGCCTGCATAGAGGAGCAGTACAGCCAGTACCAGGTCAACGGGGAGAAGCTCAACGGGCGCCAGACACTGGGGGAGAACATTGCCGACAATGGGGGGCTTAAGGCTGCCTACAAC GCTTACAAAGCATGGCTAAGAAAGCATGGGGAGGAGCAGCAGCTGCCAGCTGTGGGACTCACCAACCACCAGCTCTTCTTTGTGGGATTTGCCCAG GTGTGGTGCTCGGTCCGCACACCCGAGAGCTCTCACGAGGGGCTGGTGACCGACCCCCACAGCCCTGCCCGCTTCCGTGTGCTGGGCACTCTCTCCAACTCCCGTGACTTCCTGCGGCACTTCGGCTGCCCTGTCGGCTCCCCCATGAACTCAGGGCAGCTTTGTGAggtgtggtag
- the ECE2 gene encoding endothelin-converting enzyme 2 isoform X2 has product MSVALQELGGGGNMVEYKRATLRDEDAPETPVEGGASPDAVEAGFRKRTSRLLGLHTQLELVLAGVSLLLAALLLGCLVALGVQYHRDPSHSTCLTEACIRVAGKILESLDRGVSPCEDFYQFSCGGWIRRNPLPDGRSRWNTFNSLWDQNQAILKHLLENTTFNSSSEAERKTQRFYLSCLQVERIEELGAQPLRDLIDKIGGWNVTGPWDQDNFMEVLKAVAGTYRATPFFTVYVSADSKSSNSNIIQVDQSGLFLPSRDYYLNRTANEKVLTAYLDYMEELGMLLGGQPTSTREQMRQVLELEIQLANITVPQDQRRDEEKIYHKMSIAELQALAPSMDWLEFLSFLLSPLELGDSEPVVVYGTDYLQQVSELINRTEPSVLNNYLIWNLVQKTTSSLDHRFESAQEKLLETLYGTKKSCTPRWQTCISNTDDALGFALGSLFVKATFDRQSKEIAEGMISEIRAAFEEALGHLVWMDEKTRQAAKEKADAIYDMIGFPDFILEPKELDDVYDGYEVSEDSFFQNMLNLYNFSAKVMADQLRKPPSRDQWSMTPQTVNAYYLPTKNEIVFPAGILQAPFYTCNHPKALNFGGIGVVMGHELTHAFDDQGREYDKEGNLRPWWQNESLAAFRNHTACIEEQYSQYQVNGEKLNGRQTLGENIADNGGLKAAYNAYKAWLRKHGEEQQLPAVGLTNHQLFFVGFAQVAVEEEARGQSGSSRGTQEDRKWQTQQGLQVWCSVRTPESSHEGLVTDPHSPARFRVLGTLSNSRDFLRHFGCPVGSPMNSGQLCEVW; this is encoded by the exons ATGAGCGTCGCGCTGCAGGAGCTGGGCGGCGGCGGCAAC ATGGTGGAGTACAAACGCGCCACGCTGCGGGATGAAGACGCTCCCGAGACCCCCGTAGAGGGCGGGGCCTCCCCGGACGCCGTGGAG GCGGGATTCCGGAAGAGGACCAGTCGCCTCTTGGGGTTGCACACCCAGCTGGAGCTGGTCTTGGCTGGTGTCTCTCTACTGCTGGCTGCCCTGCTTCTGGGTTGCTTGGTGGCCCTGGGGGTCCAGTACCACAGAG ACCCATCCCATAGCACTTGCCTCACAGAGGCCTGCATTCGAGTGGCTGGAAAAATCCTGGAGTCCCTGGACCGTGGAGTGAGCCCCTGTGAGGACTTCTATCAGTTCTCCTGCGGAGGCTGGATTCGGAGAAACCCTCTACCTGATGGGCGTTCTCGCTGGAACACCTTCAACAGTCTCTGGGACCAGAATCAAGCCATCCTGAAGCACCTGCTTG AAAACACCACCTTCAACTCCAGCAGTGAAGCTGAACGGAAGACGCAGCGCTTCTACCTCTCCTGCTTACAGGTGGAGCGCATCGAGGAGCTGGGTGCCCAGCCACTGCGAGACCTCATTGACAAG ATTGGTGGCTGGAACGTTACGGGGCCCTGGGACCAGGACAACTTCATGGAGGTGCTGAAGGCAGTGGCAGGGACGTATAGGGCCACCCCCTTCTTTACTGTCTACGTCAGTGCCGACTCTAAGAGTTCCAACAGCAATATTATCCAG GTGGACCAGTCTGGGCTCTTTCTACCCTCTCGAGATTACTACCTAAACAGGACCGCCAATGAGAAA GTGCTTACTGCCTACCTGGACTACATGGAGGAGCTGGGGATGCTGCTGGGCGGACAGCCAACCTCCACTCGGGAGCAGATGCGGCAGGTGCTGGAGCTGGAGATACAACTGGCCAACATCACGGTGCCCCAGGACCAGCGGCGGGATGAGGAGAAGATCTACCACAAGATGAGCATCGCGGAGCTGCAG GCCCTGGCACCCTCCATGGATTGGCTGGAGTTTCTGTCCTTCTTGCTGTCACCGCTGGAGCTGGGTGATTCTGAGCCTGTGGTGGTGTATGGGACGGATTATTTGCAGCAGGTGTCGGAACTCATCAACCGCACAGAGCCAAG TGTCCTGAACAATTATCTGATCTGGAACCTGGTACAGAAGACAACTTCAAGCCTGGACCACCGCTTTGAGTCTGCACAAGAAAAGCTGCTGGAGACCCTCTATGGCACCAAGAAG TCCTGTACACCGAGGTGGCAGACCTGCATCTCCAACACCGACGATGCTCTTGGCTTTGCTCTGGGCTCCCTCTTTGTGAAGGCCACATTTGACCGGCAGAGCAAGGAAATT GCAGAGGGGATGATCAGCGAGATCCGAGCCGCCTTTGAGGAGGCTCTGGGACACTTGGTTTGGATGGACGAGAAGACCCGCCAGGCAGCCAAGGAGAAA GCAGATGCCATCTATGATATGATTGGTTTCCCGGACTTCATCCTGGAGCCCAAAGAGCTGGATGATGTTTATGATGGG TATGAAGTATCTGAAGATTCCTTCTTCCAGAACATGTTGAATTTGTACAACTTCTCTGCTAAAGTGATGGCTGACCAGCTCCGCAAGCCTCCTAGCCGAGACCA GTGGAGCATGACCCCGCAGACAGTGAACGCCTACTACCTTCCAACCAAGAATGAAATCGTCTTCCCTGCTGGCATCCTGCAGGCCCCCTTCTACACTTGCAACCACCCCAA GGCCCTGAACTTCGGTGGCATCGGTGTGGTGATGGGCCACGAGTTGACACATGCCTTTGATGACCAAG GGCGCGAGTATGACAAGGAAGGGAATCTGCGGCCGTGGTGGCAGAATGAGTCGTTGGCAGCCTTCCGGAACCACACGGCCTGCATAGAGGAGCAGTACAGCCAGTACCAGGTCAACGGGGAGAAGCTCAACGGGCGCCAGACACTGGGGGAGAACATTGCCGACAATGGGGGGCTTAAGGCTGCCTACAAC GCTTACAAAGCATGGCTAAGAAAGCATGGGGAGGAGCAGCAGCTGCCAGCTGTGGGACTCACCAACCACCAGCTCTTCTTTGTGGGATTTGCCCAG GTGGCTGTGGAGGAGGAAGCTCGGGGACAGAGTGGCTCGTCCAGGGGTACCCAGGAAGACAGAAAGTGGCAGACTCAGCAAGGTCTCCAG GTGTGGTGCTCGGTCCGCACACCCGAGAGCTCTCACGAGGGGCTGGTGACCGACCCCCACAGCCCTGCCCGCTTCCGTGTGCTGGGCACTCTCTCCAACTCCCGTGACTTCCTGCGGCACTTCGGCTGCCCTGTCGGCTCCCCCATGAACTCAGGGCAGCTTTGTGAggtgtggtag
- the ECE2 gene encoding endothelin-converting enzyme 2 isoform X3, protein MSVALQELGGGGNAGFRKRTSRLLGLHTQLELVLAGVSLLLAALLLGCLVALGVQYHRDPSHSTCLTEACIRVAGKILESLDRGVSPCEDFYQFSCGGWIRRNPLPDGRSRWNTFNSLWDQNQAILKHLLENTTFNSSSEAERKTQRFYLSCLQVERIEELGAQPLRDLIDKIGGWNVTGPWDQDNFMEVLKAVAGTYRATPFFTVYVSADSKSSNSNIIQVDQSGLFLPSRDYYLNRTANEKVLTAYLDYMEELGMLLGGQPTSTREQMRQVLELEIQLANITVPQDQRRDEEKIYHKMSIAELQALAPSMDWLEFLSFLLSPLELGDSEPVVVYGTDYLQQVSELINRTEPSVLNNYLIWNLVQKTTSSLDHRFESAQEKLLETLYGTKKSCTPRWQTCISNTDDALGFALGSLFVKATFDRQSKEIAEGMISEIRAAFEEALGHLVWMDEKTRQAAKEKADAIYDMIGFPDFILEPKELDDVYDGYEVSEDSFFQNMLNLYNFSAKVMADQLRKPPSRDQWSMTPQTVNAYYLPTKNEIVFPAGILQAPFYTCNHPKALNFGGIGVVMGHELTHAFDDQGREYDKEGNLRPWWQNESLAAFRNHTACIEEQYSQYQVNGEKLNGRQTLGENIADNGGLKAAYNAYKAWLRKHGEEQQLPAVGLTNHQLFFVGFAQVAVEEEARGQSGSSRGTQEDRKWQTQQGLQVWCSVRTPESSHEGLVTDPHSPARFRVLGTLSNSRDFLRHFGCPVGSPMNSGQLCEVW, encoded by the exons ATGAGCGTCGCGCTGCAGGAGCTGGGCGGCGGCGGCAAC GCGGGATTCCGGAAGAGGACCAGTCGCCTCTTGGGGTTGCACACCCAGCTGGAGCTGGTCTTGGCTGGTGTCTCTCTACTGCTGGCTGCCCTGCTTCTGGGTTGCTTGGTGGCCCTGGGGGTCCAGTACCACAGAG ACCCATCCCATAGCACTTGCCTCACAGAGGCCTGCATTCGAGTGGCTGGAAAAATCCTGGAGTCCCTGGACCGTGGAGTGAGCCCCTGTGAGGACTTCTATCAGTTCTCCTGCGGAGGCTGGATTCGGAGAAACCCTCTACCTGATGGGCGTTCTCGCTGGAACACCTTCAACAGTCTCTGGGACCAGAATCAAGCCATCCTGAAGCACCTGCTTG AAAACACCACCTTCAACTCCAGCAGTGAAGCTGAACGGAAGACGCAGCGCTTCTACCTCTCCTGCTTACAGGTGGAGCGCATCGAGGAGCTGGGTGCCCAGCCACTGCGAGACCTCATTGACAAG ATTGGTGGCTGGAACGTTACGGGGCCCTGGGACCAGGACAACTTCATGGAGGTGCTGAAGGCAGTGGCAGGGACGTATAGGGCCACCCCCTTCTTTACTGTCTACGTCAGTGCCGACTCTAAGAGTTCCAACAGCAATATTATCCAG GTGGACCAGTCTGGGCTCTTTCTACCCTCTCGAGATTACTACCTAAACAGGACCGCCAATGAGAAA GTGCTTACTGCCTACCTGGACTACATGGAGGAGCTGGGGATGCTGCTGGGCGGACAGCCAACCTCCACTCGGGAGCAGATGCGGCAGGTGCTGGAGCTGGAGATACAACTGGCCAACATCACGGTGCCCCAGGACCAGCGGCGGGATGAGGAGAAGATCTACCACAAGATGAGCATCGCGGAGCTGCAG GCCCTGGCACCCTCCATGGATTGGCTGGAGTTTCTGTCCTTCTTGCTGTCACCGCTGGAGCTGGGTGATTCTGAGCCTGTGGTGGTGTATGGGACGGATTATTTGCAGCAGGTGTCGGAACTCATCAACCGCACAGAGCCAAG TGTCCTGAACAATTATCTGATCTGGAACCTGGTACAGAAGACAACTTCAAGCCTGGACCACCGCTTTGAGTCTGCACAAGAAAAGCTGCTGGAGACCCTCTATGGCACCAAGAAG TCCTGTACACCGAGGTGGCAGACCTGCATCTCCAACACCGACGATGCTCTTGGCTTTGCTCTGGGCTCCCTCTTTGTGAAGGCCACATTTGACCGGCAGAGCAAGGAAATT GCAGAGGGGATGATCAGCGAGATCCGAGCCGCCTTTGAGGAGGCTCTGGGACACTTGGTTTGGATGGACGAGAAGACCCGCCAGGCAGCCAAGGAGAAA GCAGATGCCATCTATGATATGATTGGTTTCCCGGACTTCATCCTGGAGCCCAAAGAGCTGGATGATGTTTATGATGGG TATGAAGTATCTGAAGATTCCTTCTTCCAGAACATGTTGAATTTGTACAACTTCTCTGCTAAAGTGATGGCTGACCAGCTCCGCAAGCCTCCTAGCCGAGACCA GTGGAGCATGACCCCGCAGACAGTGAACGCCTACTACCTTCCAACCAAGAATGAAATCGTCTTCCCTGCTGGCATCCTGCAGGCCCCCTTCTACACTTGCAACCACCCCAA GGCCCTGAACTTCGGTGGCATCGGTGTGGTGATGGGCCACGAGTTGACACATGCCTTTGATGACCAAG GGCGCGAGTATGACAAGGAAGGGAATCTGCGGCCGTGGTGGCAGAATGAGTCGTTGGCAGCCTTCCGGAACCACACGGCCTGCATAGAGGAGCAGTACAGCCAGTACCAGGTCAACGGGGAGAAGCTCAACGGGCGCCAGACACTGGGGGAGAACATTGCCGACAATGGGGGGCTTAAGGCTGCCTACAAC GCTTACAAAGCATGGCTAAGAAAGCATGGGGAGGAGCAGCAGCTGCCAGCTGTGGGACTCACCAACCACCAGCTCTTCTTTGTGGGATTTGCCCAG GTGGCTGTGGAGGAGGAAGCTCGGGGACAGAGTGGCTCGTCCAGGGGTACCCAGGAAGACAGAAAGTGGCAGACTCAGCAAGGTCTCCAG GTGTGGTGCTCGGTCCGCACACCCGAGAGCTCTCACGAGGGGCTGGTGACCGACCCCCACAGCCCTGCCCGCTTCCGTGTGCTGGGCACTCTCTCCAACTCCCGTGACTTCCTGCGGCACTTCGGCTGCCCTGTCGGCTCCCCCATGAACTCAGGGCAGCTTTGTGAggtgtggtag